Proteins encoded in a region of the Methanofollis tationis genome:
- the nfi gene encoding deoxyribonuclease V (cleaves DNA at apurinic or apyrimidinic sites) has translation MFPLTYVEAAVALQKEISRLVVTEGDPSPSLVAGLDAAYARDGRTVFGAAALLAFPSLELVEGAWAACETAFPYIPGLFAFREGAALVAALDKLTHAPDLLIVDGHGVAHPRRCGIASHIGVVTGIPSIGVAKHLLCGTAAMPDEVRGSTAPMIENGETIGCAVRTAAGVRPVYVSVGHRTGLAAAVRLVLALSDGYRVPEPIRAAHALAARAWEENTSPEGAFISRNSLRGQYERRGRREGRYDAERDPEDLGDALCHLRPHP, from the coding sequence ATGTTCCCTCTCACCTATGTGGAGGCGGCCGTCGCCCTCCAGAAAGAGATCAGCCGCCTCGTCGTCACCGAAGGCGACCCCAGCCCGTCCCTCGTCGCCGGTCTCGACGCCGCCTACGCACGGGACGGAAGGACCGTCTTCGGCGCCGCGGCCCTCCTCGCATTTCCCTCACTCGAACTCGTCGAGGGTGCGTGGGCGGCGTGCGAGACCGCCTTCCCGTACATCCCCGGCCTCTTCGCCTTCAGGGAGGGGGCGGCCCTCGTGGCGGCGCTCGACAAACTCACGCACGCACCCGACCTCCTGATCGTCGACGGCCACGGCGTCGCCCACCCCCGGCGATGCGGGATCGCCTCTCACATCGGTGTTGTGACCGGCATTCCCTCGATCGGGGTGGCAAAACACCTCCTCTGCGGGACGGCGGCGATGCCGGACGAAGTGCGGGGATCGACGGCGCCGATGATCGAGAACGGCGAGACGATCGGCTGCGCCGTGCGCACGGCGGCAGGAGTTCGCCCGGTCTACGTCTCCGTAGGCCACCGCACCGGCCTCGCGGCGGCCGTGCGCCTTGTGCTCGCATTGTCAGACGGCTATCGGGTGCCTGAGCCGATCCGGGCCGCCCATGCCCTCGCCGCCAGGGCGTGGGAAGAGAACACCTCCCCTGAAGGAGCATTTATATCGAGAAACTCCCTGAGGGGTCAGTATGAGCGGCGAGGGCGGAGAGAGGGAAGATACGACGCGGAAAGAGACCCTGAAGATCTCGGGGATGCACTGTGCCACCTGCGCCCTCACCCTTGA
- the msrA gene encoding peptide-methionine (S)-S-oxide reductase MsrA: protein MVRETGRETAYFAAGCFWGVEAAFRQVPGVVDTAVGYMGGTTENPTYEEVCTGATGHAETVAVVFDPLVVSYAALLEVFWDIHDPTTRDRQGPDVGTQYRSAIFTTSPEQYSEALASLERRQRSGWYRRPIATVISPAGPFYRAEEYHQRYLEKQGSRRIR from the coding sequence ATGGTCAGGGAGACGGGGCGTGAGACGGCATACTTTGCGGCGGGATGCTTCTGGGGAGTCGAGGCGGCGTTTCGACAGGTTCCGGGCGTGGTGGATACAGCGGTCGGGTATATGGGAGGTACGACGGAGAACCCGACCTACGAAGAGGTCTGCACCGGTGCGACCGGGCACGCCGAGACGGTGGCGGTGGTCTTTGACCCCCTGGTGGTCTCCTATGCCGCCCTTCTGGAGGTCTTCTGGGATATCCACGACCCGACGACGAGAGACCGGCAGGGGCCGGACGTAGGGACGCAGTACAGATCGGCGATCTTCACGACGTCGCCCGAACAGTACTCCGAGGCCCTCGCCTCCCTCGAACGGCGGCAGCGTTCGGGGTGGTACAGGCGGCCGATCGCGACGGTGATCTCTCCCGCCGGCCCCTTCTACCGGGCCGAGGAATACCACCAGCGCTACCTTGAAAAACAGGGCAGCCGCCGGATCAGGTGA
- a CDS encoding manganese efflux pump MntP, with product MDALTVILLSVGLAMDAAAVSIAGGVTVRKGRARTAAMLAILFGVFQTGMTLAGWYGGSLFSGYIEGFDHWIAFFLLAVIGGKMLHEGLKGEDGRPIPFDRVPVLLMLGIATSIDALAVGLSFALLGVEILEPAIAIGIVTAVLSLLGFWIGTAFGDRNRDRAAILGGLILILIGIRILVEHLFT from the coding sequence ATGGACGCCCTCACCGTAATCCTCCTTTCCGTCGGCCTCGCCATGGACGCCGCCGCCGTCTCCATCGCCGGCGGGGTCACCGTCAGGAAGGGGCGGGCCCGGACTGCCGCCATGCTCGCCATACTCTTCGGAGTGTTCCAGACCGGTATGACGCTCGCCGGCTGGTATGGCGGCTCCCTTTTCAGCGGTTATATCGAGGGGTTCGACCACTGGATCGCCTTTTTCCTGCTCGCCGTCATCGGTGGAAAAATGCTCCACGAAGGGTTGAAAGGCGAGGACGGCAGACCGATCCCCTTCGACCGGGTGCCGGTGCTGCTCATGCTCGGCATCGCCACCTCCATCGACGCCCTCGCCGTCGGCCTCTCCTTTGCACTCCTGGGTGTGGAGATCCTGGAGCCGGCGATCGCCATCGGCATCGTCACCGCCGTCCTCTCACTCCTTGGGTTCTGGATCGGCACCGCCTTCGGCGACAGGAACCGCGACCGGGCCGCGATCCTCGGCGGGCTCATCCTGATCCTGATCGGCATCAGGATCCTCGTCGAACACCTCTTCACCTGA
- a CDS encoding DUF362 domain-containing protein, which produces MRSSVYFAGAAVESDRKNTLDKINDLFEAAGLGACIREGDLTAVKLHFGEWGNDTYISPVWVREVVERIRAAGGNPFLTDTATLYSGARHNAVDHLRTAIRHGFGFEVTGAPILIADGLTSGNWREVGIAGERFDRVKIAGDILDAGSMIVLSHVKGHGMAGFGGAIKNLAMGCAPAAGKKDQHQGLLPVIDQKVCAGCGGCAGVCPTGALEETAGGVGLKASRCIGCGECMTVCPTGAIDFNWAGGVTPFMEMMAEYALGAVAGKEGQVGYLNFLVNITPDCDCCLWSDGRIVPDIGILASTDPVAIDAASFDLVNAQQGIAGSRLLCNHAPGQDKFRGVAPYTDGTIQVRHGERIGLGRTEYELIEI; this is translated from the coding sequence ATGAGATCCAGCGTGTATTTTGCAGGGGCCGCCGTGGAGAGCGATCGGAAAAATACCCTCGATAAGATCAACGACCTCTTTGAGGCGGCAGGGCTTGGGGCCTGCATCAGGGAAGGAGATCTGACGGCGGTGAAACTCCATTTCGGGGAGTGGGGCAACGACACTTATATCAGCCCGGTCTGGGTGCGTGAGGTCGTCGAGCGGATCAGGGCGGCCGGCGGCAACCCTTTTCTCACCGACACCGCCACCCTGTACTCAGGGGCGCGCCACAACGCCGTTGACCACCTGAGAACGGCGATCCGCCACGGTTTCGGTTTCGAGGTGACCGGAGCGCCGATCCTCATCGCCGACGGTCTGACCTCGGGGAACTGGCGGGAAGTAGGGATCGCCGGAGAGCGGTTCGACCGGGTGAAGATCGCAGGTGATATCCTCGATGCCGGGAGCATGATCGTCCTCTCCCATGTGAAGGGGCACGGCATGGCCGGGTTCGGCGGGGCGATCAAGAACCTGGCAATGGGATGCGCCCCGGCGGCCGGGAAAAAGGATCAGCACCAGGGGCTCCTCCCGGTCATCGACCAGAAGGTCTGCGCGGGCTGCGGGGGGTGTGCGGGCGTCTGCCCGACAGGAGCGCTGGAGGAGACCGCCGGGGGCGTCGGGCTGAAGGCTTCCAGGTGCATCGGCTGCGGGGAGTGCATGACCGTCTGCCCGACCGGGGCGATCGATTTCAACTGGGCCGGGGGGGTAACGCCCTTTATGGAGATGATGGCCGAGTACGCCCTCGGCGCCGTCGCCGGGAAGGAGGGGCAGGTGGGATACCTGAACTTCCTGGTGAACATCACGCCCGACTGCGACTGCTGCCTCTGGAGCGACGGCCGGATCGTGCCGGACATCGGGATCCTGGCATCCACCGACCCGGTGGCGATCGACGCCGCCAGCTTCGATCTGGTCAATGCTCAGCAGGGGATCGCCGGAAGTCGCCTCCTCTGCAACCACGCTCCAGGCCAGGACAAATTCAGAGGAGTCGCCCCGTACACCGACGGGACTATCCAGGTCCGCCACGGCGAGCGGATCGGGCTCGGCAGAACTGAGTATGAACTGATAGAGATTTGA
- the gyrA gene encoding DNA gyrase subunit A yields MTSEEKPERRSVIQVTVENEMKSSYIDYAMSVIIGRAIPDVRDGLKPVHRRILYGMWEMGVTHDKPTKKSASIVGHVMGKYHPHGDASIYDTLVKMAQPFSYRYMPVEGQGNFGSIDGDSAAAMRYTEARLNPLAEAVLEDIEKETVDFIPNFDESTKEPTVLPAKVPNLLINGSSGIAVGMATNMPPHNLGEVCDALCAYIDNPSIGVEDLMQHIPAPDFPTGGMIMGTAGVREAYLTGRGKVIMRGVADIEEEGRTPRIIISEIPYQVNKANLVEQIATLVREKRIEGISDLRDESDKDGIRVVVELKRDAMPQVVLNQIYKHTPLESTFGINNLAIVDGKPLTLSLPQIIEHFLDHRIEVVRRRSQFELRKAQERVHILNGLILALQSIDDVVAAIRASQSAEEARETLIARFGLDEVQANAILQMQLRRLAALEQQKITDERTGLQKEIERLQEILSTRESIVREIRSDIVGLREQFGDERRTQIVPAAGEICKEDLIEDKPVLVSLTATNYIKRMPLETYRMQRRGGKGVIGMATKEDDVVSDVFVASTHDYLLCFTNKGRIYWMKVYDIPESSRTAKGKAIVNLLNLNDELVNAVIPLRKFDTGEFLFFATKEGMVVKIPVEEFSRPRPSGILAIKLKEGDELMDVKVTNGSTEVLLTTWKGQSLRFSEETVRPLHRNSQGVIGIRMRGGDHLVSLSLVSKDHLLTITAGGMGKRTEFDEFRGHGRGTMGVRNIQPAYGDGVVAAKAVSDDDEIILMSTAGNVIRMTVGGISIQKRGTRGVRLMKMDEGDRVVGFAAINPDDEIETPEI; encoded by the coding sequence TTGACATCTGAGGAGAAGCCCGAACGCCGTTCCGTCATCCAGGTCACTGTCGAGAACGAGATGAAGTCCTCGTACATCGACTATGCGATGTCGGTGATCATCGGCCGTGCGATCCCGGACGTCCGCGACGGCCTCAAGCCGGTCCATCGCCGCATCCTCTACGGGATGTGGGAGATGGGCGTCACCCACGACAAACCGACGAAGAAGAGCGCAAGTATCGTCGGCCATGTGATGGGCAAATATCACCCCCACGGCGACGCCTCCATCTACGACACCCTTGTCAAGATGGCGCAGCCGTTCAGCTACCGCTACATGCCGGTGGAGGGACAGGGGAACTTCGGCTCCATCGACGGCGATTCCGCTGCGGCGATGCGGTACACGGAAGCCCGCCTCAACCCCCTCGCCGAGGCGGTCCTCGAGGATATCGAGAAAGAAACGGTCGATTTCATCCCGAACTTCGACGAATCGACGAAAGAGCCGACGGTGCTCCCTGCAAAGGTCCCGAACCTGCTCATCAACGGATCGTCGGGGATCGCCGTGGGCATGGCGACGAATATGCCGCCGCACAACCTCGGCGAGGTATGCGACGCCCTCTGCGCCTATATCGACAACCCCTCGATCGGCGTCGAGGACCTGATGCAGCATATCCCGGCCCCGGACTTCCCGACCGGCGGGATGATCATGGGCACGGCCGGGGTGCGCGAGGCCTACCTCACCGGCCGCGGCAAGGTGATCATGAGAGGTGTCGCCGATATCGAGGAGGAGGGGCGGACCCCCCGCATCATCATATCGGAGATCCCCTACCAGGTGAACAAGGCGAACCTTGTCGAGCAGATCGCCACCCTCGTGCGGGAGAAGAGGATCGAAGGGATCTCGGACCTCCGTGACGAGTCGGACAAGGACGGGATCAGGGTGGTCGTCGAGCTGAAGCGCGACGCCATGCCGCAGGTCGTCCTGAACCAGATCTACAAGCACACGCCTCTCGAAAGCACCTTCGGGATCAACAACCTCGCCATCGTGGACGGAAAGCCCCTGACCCTCAGCCTCCCGCAGATCATAGAGCATTTCCTCGACCACAGGATCGAGGTCGTGCGCAGGCGGTCCCAGTTCGAGCTGCGCAAGGCGCAGGAGCGGGTGCACATCCTCAACGGGCTGATCCTCGCCCTGCAGAGCATCGACGATGTGGTCGCCGCCATCAGGGCATCTCAGAGCGCCGAAGAGGCGCGAGAAACCCTCATCGCCCGGTTCGGCCTCGACGAGGTGCAGGCGAACGCCATCCTCCAGATGCAGCTCCGCCGCCTCGCGGCCCTAGAACAGCAGAAGATCACAGACGAGCGCACAGGACTGCAGAAGGAGATCGAGCGGCTGCAGGAGATCCTCTCCACGCGTGAGAGTATCGTCCGGGAGATTAGATCCGACATCGTCGGGCTCAGGGAGCAGTTCGGCGACGAGCGCCGGACGCAGATCGTCCCGGCAGCCGGCGAGATCTGCAAAGAGGACCTCATCGAGGACAAACCGGTTCTTGTCTCACTGACGGCGACGAATTATATCAAGCGGATGCCGCTCGAAACCTACCGGATGCAGCGCCGCGGCGGGAAGGGCGTCATCGGGATGGCGACAAAGGAGGACGACGTCGTCTCGGACGTCTTTGTGGCAAGCACCCACGATTACCTCCTCTGCTTCACCAACAAAGGGCGGATCTACTGGATGAAAGTCTACGACATCCCGGAGAGCAGCCGGACGGCGAAGGGCAAGGCGATCGTCAACCTGCTCAACCTCAATGATGAACTGGTGAACGCCGTCATTCCCCTGCGGAAGTTCGATACCGGCGAGTTCCTCTTCTTTGCAACAAAGGAGGGGATGGTCGTGAAGATCCCGGTCGAGGAGTTCTCCCGCCCGCGGCCGAGCGGGATCCTCGCGATCAAACTGAAGGAGGGCGACGAGTTGATGGATGTGAAGGTCACCAACGGATCGACGGAGGTGCTCCTGACGACCTGGAAGGGCCAGAGCCTCCGCTTCTCCGAGGAGACCGTCCGCCCACTCCACCGCAACTCACAGGGGGTGATCGGGATCAGGATGCGCGGCGGCGACCACCTGGTCTCCTTAAGCCTGGTCTCAAAGGACCACCTGCTCACGATCACCGCCGGCGGGATGGGGAAGCGAACAGAGTTCGACGAGTTCCGCGGTCACGGACGGGGGACGATGGGTGTGCGGAATATCCAGCCGGCCTACGGCGACGGCGTGGTGGCGGCAAAGGCCGTCTCGGACGACGACGAGATCATCCTGATGAGCACCGCAGGAAACGTGATCAGGATGACGGTCGGCGGGATCTCGATCCAGAAGCGCGGCACCCGGGGTGTGCGGCTGATGAAGATGGACGAGGGCGACCGGGTCGTCGGTTTTGCGGCGATCAACCCGGACGACGAGATTGAGACACCCGAGATCTGA
- a CDS encoding DNA topoisomerase subunit B yields MSSTYDASHITVLKGLQPVRERPAMYIGSTDTRGLHHLVYEVVDNSIDEALAGFCNQISVSIGTDGSCTVVDNGRGIPVDTMKNGKSALEVVLTVLHAGGKFDKNTYQVSGGLHGVGVSVVNALSTMLRATVHRDGRVYEITFSRGAVTEQIHSRKESLDEMKARYVRTYGVEGDWGEIEERDTFLERFGERLSGTTISFVPDETIFETVTFDYDVLAHRMRELAFLNSGLSISIRDERSGDEDHYCYEGGIAEFVRHLNESAEKIHENIISFDRKDEENRTEVEVAFQYTNTFKEQVYTFVNSVNTREGGTHLEGFRSAITRAINNSAKKSNLLKNGASVRGDDVREGLNAVISIKIANPQFEGQTKMRLGNSAVRGIVDSLVYSSLTEFFEENPKTLQAIVGKALLAARAREAAQSARDLARRKSTLESGGLPGKLADCSERDPAKSEVYIVEGDSAGGSAKQGRDRRFQAILPLRGKILNVEKASPHKILKNAEIQALISAIGTGVGEHFDASRARYHRIILMTDADVDGAHITTLLLTFFFRYMPELIEHGYIYIAQPPLFRVARGKKEEYAYREEDMKEIMAAMGDKGVSVQRYKGLGEMNAGQLWETTMDPANRVLKQVRIEDAIYANEIFEKLMGDDVEPRKEFIRRHAQEVKNLDI; encoded by the coding sequence ATGAGTTCAACCTATGACGCCTCCCACATCACCGTATTAAAGGGCCTCCAGCCGGTGCGCGAGCGTCCTGCCATGTATATCGGGAGCACCGATACGCGGGGCCTCCACCACCTGGTCTACGAGGTGGTCGACAACTCCATCGACGAGGCGCTTGCAGGTTTCTGCAATCAGATCAGTGTTTCCATCGGCACCGACGGTTCGTGCACCGTCGTGGACAACGGCCGGGGCATCCCGGTCGATACGATGAAGAACGGCAAAAGCGCCCTTGAAGTGGTGCTCACCGTCCTCCACGCCGGCGGCAAGTTCGACAAGAACACCTATCAGGTCTCAGGCGGGCTGCACGGCGTCGGTGTCTCGGTCGTCAACGCCCTCTCGACGATGCTGCGCGCCACTGTCCACCGCGACGGCAGGGTCTATGAGATCACCTTCTCCCGCGGCGCGGTGACCGAGCAGATCCATTCCAGGAAGGAAAGCCTCGACGAGATGAAAGCCCGCTACGTCCGGACATATGGCGTGGAAGGTGACTGGGGAGAGATCGAGGAGCGTGACACCTTCCTCGAACGTTTCGGGGAACGCCTCTCCGGAACAACGATCTCGTTCGTCCCGGACGAGACGATCTTCGAGACCGTCACCTTCGACTACGATGTCCTCGCCCACCGGATGCGGGAACTTGCATTCTTAAACTCCGGACTCTCGATCTCGATCAGGGACGAGCGTTCGGGCGACGAGGACCATTACTGCTATGAGGGCGGGATCGCCGAGTTCGTCAGGCACCTCAACGAGAGTGCCGAGAAGATCCACGAAAACATCATCTCCTTCGACCGGAAAGACGAAGAGAACCGGACCGAGGTGGAGGTCGCCTTCCAGTACACGAACACCTTCAAGGAGCAGGTCTACACCTTTGTCAACTCCGTGAACACTCGCGAGGGCGGGACGCACCTCGAGGGGTTCAGGAGCGCGATCACGCGGGCGATCAACAACTCGGCGAAGAAGAGCAACCTGCTCAAAAACGGCGCCTCGGTCAGGGGCGACGATGTCAGGGAAGGCCTCAACGCCGTTATCTCCATAAAGATCGCAAACCCCCAGTTCGAGGGGCAGACAAAGATGCGCCTCGGCAACTCAGCAGTCAGGGGCATCGTCGATTCCCTGGTCTACTCCTCTCTCACCGAATTTTTCGAGGAGAACCCGAAGACCCTCCAGGCGATCGTGGGCAAGGCCCTCCTCGCCGCACGAGCCCGCGAGGCGGCACAGAGCGCGCGCGACCTTGCCCGCCGGAAGAGCACCCTGGAAAGCGGCGGTCTGCCCGGCAAACTTGCCGACTGCTCAGAGCGCGACCCCGCAAAGAGCGAGGTGTATATCGTGGAGGGCGACTCTGCAGGCGGGTCGGCAAAACAGGGGCGCGACCGGAGGTTCCAGGCGATCCTGCCTCTCAGGGGTAAGATCCTCAACGTGGAGAAGGCTTCCCCGCACAAGATCCTGAAGAACGCCGAGATCCAGGCGCTTATCTCCGCGATCGGCACCGGCGTCGGCGAGCACTTCGACGCCTCCCGGGCGAGGTATCACCGGATCATCCTGATGACCGATGCCGATGTGGACGGGGCGCATATCACGACGCTCCTCCTGACCTTCTTCTTCAGGTACATGCCCGAACTCATCGAGCACGGCTACATCTACATCGCCCAGCCCCCCCTCTTCAGGGTGGCGCGGGGCAAGAAGGAGGAGTATGCCTACCGCGAGGAGGACATGAAAGAGATCATGGCCGCCATGGGCGATAAGGGCGTCTCAGTCCAGCGCTACAAGGGTCTTGGCGAGATGAACGCCGGACAACTCTGGGAGACGACGATGGATCCGGCGAACCGGGTGCTCAAACAGGTGCGGATCGAGGACGCCATCTATGCGAACGAGATCTTTGAAAAACTGATGGGAGACGACGTGGAACCCAGAAAGGAATTTATCCGGAGACATGCGCAGGAGGTGAAGAACCTTGACATCTGA
- the cbiQ gene encoding cobalt ECF transporter T component CbiQ, which translates to MIEDLFAIEQSAQGTSPVHRCDARVKLLITLAVIITVVAFPYTTAVYRLGAAILLFFAALWTASGLSPTIYLKRFLLILPFGFFLIFFQIFFENPHYTAFHPLFALPLGIAVYAESVEFASILAVKFLACISFIILLSSTTTMQGMLEGAGRLGMPPEFTLVLGMMVRYLFLFARIYLRVKASLETRCFDAFDRSLPYRYRLQTLAYTIGTIFLRSFEQGERTYTSMRCRGYGKDSHLFIRKKPLLMSEWVFLATSLTLVPAAAVTAWLL; encoded by the coding sequence ATGATCGAAGATCTCTTCGCCATCGAGCAGTCGGCACAGGGCACGAGCCCGGTCCATCGCTGCGATGCACGGGTGAAGCTCCTGATCACCCTCGCCGTGATTATAACGGTTGTCGCCTTCCCGTACACGACCGCGGTCTATCGCCTCGGCGCCGCAATTCTGCTCTTTTTTGCCGCCCTCTGGACGGCATCCGGCCTCTCTCCGACCATCTACCTCAAGCGCTTCCTCCTGATCCTGCCGTTCGGCTTCTTCCTGATCTTCTTCCAGATATTCTTCGAAAACCCGCATTACACGGCGTTCCATCCGCTGTTCGCCCTCCCCTTAGGCATCGCCGTCTATGCCGAGTCGGTGGAGTTCGCCTCCATCCTGGCGGTGAAATTTCTTGCCTGCATCTCCTTCATCATCCTCCTCTCCTCGACGACAACAATGCAGGGGATGCTCGAGGGCGCCGGGCGCCTGGGCATGCCACCGGAGTTTACCCTCGTCCTCGGGATGATGGTCCGCTATCTCTTCCTCTTTGCACGGATCTACCTGCGGGTGAAGGCGTCTCTCGAGACGAGATGCTTCGACGCCTTCGACCGTTCCCTGCCGTACCGCTACCGGCTGCAGACGCTCGCCTACACCATCGGAACAATCTTCCTCCGCTCCTTCGAGCAGGGGGAGCGGACCTATACGAGTATGCGCTGCCGCGGATACGGGAAGGACTCGCACCTCTTCATCAGGAAAAAGCCGCTGCTCATGTCGGAATGGGTGTTTCTTGCCACAAGCCTCACACTCGTCCCGGCGGCGGCGGTGACGGCATGGCTCCTGTGA
- a CDS encoding ATP-binding cassette domain-containing protein — protein MHILETRNLTYAYPNRPPALNGVNFIAGRKARIAVIGANGAGKSTLFKHLNGILKPTSGEVLVHGEPITKANLREVRKMIGIVFQNPDDQVFSPTVEQDIAFGPANLGLDEETVHHRVESAMRLLALDDLRTRPPHHLSGGEKKRVTIAGILAMEPQVLVLDEPTAGLDPQGVADLIRFVNTLPERFGMTVVFSTHHLDLVPELADYVYVMDRGAVAAQGPVPAIFSQPDLLARTRLDIPVLQRLMRSLREAGVPLGEGYTYEEVEAAFREAYRGRP, from the coding sequence ATGCACATCCTCGAGACCCGCAACCTCACCTACGCCTATCCCAACCGGCCCCCGGCCCTCAACGGCGTGAACTTCATCGCCGGCAGGAAGGCGCGGATCGCCGTCATCGGGGCGAACGGTGCGGGCAAGAGCACCCTTTTCAAACACTTGAACGGGATTTTGAAGCCGACGTCAGGCGAGGTGCTCGTCCACGGCGAACCGATCACAAAGGCAAACCTCAGGGAGGTGCGCAAGATGATCGGCATCGTCTTCCAGAACCCGGACGACCAGGTCTTTTCCCCGACGGTGGAGCAGGACATCGCCTTCGGGCCGGCAAACCTCGGGCTCGACGAAGAGACGGTGCACCACCGGGTCGAGAGCGCCATGCGCCTCCTCGCCCTTGACGACCTGCGCACGCGCCCGCCCCACCACCTCTCGGGCGGGGAGAAGAAACGGGTGACCATCGCCGGCATCCTTGCGATGGAGCCGCAGGTGCTCGTCCTGGATGAACCGACCGCGGGGCTCGACCCGCAGGGCGTGGCAGACCTCATCAGGTTTGTCAACACCCTGCCCGAACGGTTCGGCATGACGGTGGTCTTCTCCACCCACCACCTCGATCTCGTTCCCGAACTGGCCGACTATGTCTATGTGATGGACCGCGGCGCGGTCGCCGCACAGGGGCCGGTGCCGGCGATCTTCTCGCAACCCGACCTGCTGGCGCGCACCCGCCTCGACATCCCGGTGCTCCAGCGGCTGATGCGTTCGCTGCGCGAGGCCGGCGTCCCGCTCGGTGAGGGCTACACCTACGAAGAGGTCGAGGCGGCTTTCAGGGAGGCGTACCGGGGCCGGCCATGA
- a CDS encoding PDGLE domain-containing protein, translated as MIETKQFVAIGLVIALIIGVTAVFLASGDPDGLESTALVVQDAKSLTGPSPEDADVEAIGAGTFEYAAPLPDYSIGEGGGKVGEIVAIVLGTILALLIVFGVGRAVAASKH; from the coding sequence ATGATCGAGACAAAGCAGTTCGTCGCCATCGGCCTGGTTATCGCCCTGATCATAGGCGTTACCGCCGTATTCCTCGCCTCGGGCGACCCTGACGGCCTGGAGTCCACCGCTCTCGTGGTGCAGGACGCAAAGAGCCTCACCGGTCCTTCCCCCGAGGACGCCGACGTCGAGGCGATCGGTGCAGGCACCTTCGAGTACGCGGCGCCCCTGCCCGATTACTCGATAGGCGAGGGCGGCGGCAAGGTCGGAGAAATCGTTGCCATTGTTCTGGGCACGATCCTTGCGCTCCTTATCGTCTTCGGTGTGGGCAGGGCGGTTGCCGCTTCAAAACACTGA
- the cbiM gene encoding cobalt transporter CbiM yields MHIPDAFIPIGQSAIYWLIALVFIVLALKWARNELDEEKIPLVAVLAAGIFAIQAFNLPVGMGTSGHLVGGALVAILLGSPYAAVFILTLVLLVQGVVFGDGGITTMGANIINMGVIGGFVGYYTFTGLRNAVKNTYLSAAVAAWFACFVSALAASVEMWLAGTFPLVPGLIAMGTYHAAIGIIEAVLTAGAIYLIASARPDLMKTSTGAAA; encoded by the coding sequence ATGCACATACCTGATGCGTTCATTCCAATCGGGCAGAGCGCGATCTACTGGCTCATCGCCCTTGTCTTCATCGTCCTGGCACTGAAGTGGGCCAGAAACGAGCTCGACGAAGAGAAGATCCCACTTGTCGCCGTCCTTGCGGCCGGCATCTTTGCCATCCAGGCATTCAACCTCCCGGTCGGCATGGGCACGAGCGGGCACCTCGTCGGGGGTGCGCTCGTCGCCATCCTGCTGGGATCCCCCTATGCCGCCGTATTCATCCTCACCCTCGTCCTCCTCGTCCAGGGGGTCGTCTTCGGTGACGGCGGGATCACGACGATGGGCGCGAACATCATCAACATGGGTGTCATCGGCGGCTTCGTCGGCTACTACACCTTCACCGGGCTCCGGAACGCCGTCAAAAACACCTACCTCTCAGCGGCCGTCGCCGCCTGGTTTGCCTGCTTCGTCTCGGCCCTCGCCGCCTCGGTGGAGATGTGGCTCGCTGGCACCTTCCCCCTCGTCCCCGGCCTCATCGCCATGGGCACCTACCATGCGGCGATCGGGATCATCGAAGCGGTGCTCACGGCCGGCGCGATCTACCTGATCGCCTCGGCACGTCCTGACCTGATGAAAACCTCTACGGGGGCGGCAGCATGA